A region of the Campylobacter cuniculorum DSM 23162 = LMG 24588 genome:
GGTTTTTTAGTTTTATTTTGTTGATTTTAGCATCAATATCTTTTTTCTAAAAAACTCAAATATAAATTTGGAAAAAATTCATAGATATCTTTAAATTGTATTGATTTTATATTAAAAATTAATGAAGTTTTGATTTGCAAAATGCTAAAGTCTTTTAATTTTTAGTAAATTTAAAACTTATTTTAATTAAATAAAAATTTAAAATCAAATTTTGATTCTAAAAATTTTTAAGTATAATAACTCAAAAATTAAAAGGTTAAAATGCAAACAGTTTCTCAAATTTATCAAGCAGAAATCAAAATCAAAAAATCCACCTTTCTAGCTTTTATCTGTCCTTTTGATGCATTTGATTCTTTGCTTGAAAATTTAAAAAAGGAACACACAAAAGCTGTGCATTTTGTTTGGGCGTATCGTTTTTTAAATAAATTTCATCAAATTGTAGAGGATAAAAACGATGATGGTGAGCCAAAAGGCACTTCAGCTTTACCTTCTCTTAATGTTTTAAGAGGTGTTGAACTTGTTAATGTGGCTGTAATTATCGTGCGATATTTTGGTGGCATAAAACTTGGGACAGGAGGCTTGGTTAGAGCTTATAGTGAGGCTGTGAATGCAGCAGTAGCAAAGGCAGTTTTAATCCCTTTAAAAGAACAAATTAAAATAAGCATAGCTTTAAAATTTTTAAGTCGTTTTGAACATTTTCTTAATAAAAATAAAATCTATTTTAAGAAAGAATTTAAAGAAAATGAAGTTTTGCTTTTAATCGATGTTGAGTCAAAACAGAAAGAAAATTTTAAGCAATTTTCTCAAAAATTTAATGCAATATTTATGTAATTTTTTTAAAAAATAAAATATAAAATTCATTTTAATTAAAAAAATAAAACATATCTCTAAAATAGGTAAAATTCTTGATAAATTTTTAAAAATATTTAGATTATATTAAAATTTTTAATACCAAAAATAAACTTTAACAAAATTTAACAAATTGTATTATAAACTAAGGATAAAATTTTTATTTAAAAAATGGAAAAATATGTCTAAAACAAGTCAAAAAATTTCAAGCGATAGAATTTATGAGTATATTATCGATGCAATCAAACAAGGCAAACTTAAATCCAATGATAGAATCAAAGAGCAGCATTTAGCTGAAGAAATGGGTTTAAGCAGGACTCCCGTTCGTGAAGCCTTAGGAATTTTACTCAATGAAGGAATTTTAATCCAAGATGGTAAAAATGGCTTGATAGTTGCGGGGCTTGATTTGGTTTCTATCACTAAACTTTACGAGATGAGAGAGCTTTTAGAATCAGAAGCAGCAAGACTTGCCGTGCAATACGCCTCTAAAGCAGAAATTGAAATTTTAATTAATATTGTTGAGTCTCAAAGAAATATAAAAGATACTGATATTGTAGCTTTAAGGGCACACAATGTTTTGTTTCATCAAACCCTATATCATTACTCGAACAATCATTATCTTTATAAAATTATGCAAAATTTTGAAAAAACACTAATACTCCTTGGTGAAAGCACTTTAGCAAAAACAAGTCGCCCTAAAGAATCGTATAATGAACATTTAGAGCTTGTCAATGCCATTAAAGAAAAAGACGCTAAAAAAGCAGCAGATTTGGCTCGGTTTCATATCCATCAAGCCTATAAAATTCGCTTAGAGCGTATTTTAAATAACTAAGTTACTCAAAAATTATCACTCCATCTGTGTTTTTATGAGATTTTTCAGATGAATTTTGTGAATTTTGGTTTTCATTGAAGGTCTCATTAAAACTTTCATCATTGATGAATTCGTTAAATTCTTGATTGCCTTGATTGTTTTCATTGTTTGAATTTAAGGCTTGAGGGAGATTTTCATAAAGCGTATTTAAAGTGGTTTTATAAAAGGCTAAAAAGGCTTTATCAATTTCAAAAGCGGGACGCTCTAAGCCCTTATTAAGCTGTGTTGGGACAGCACTAAAGGTCGTTTTAAAAAGACCCACACCCTCACCGCTTTTAACCGGATAAGTAAGACTTACAAAAGAATCAGTTTTTGCATTGCTCGTAATATTTGTTATATTTTGCGGATTATGTG
Encoded here:
- a CDS encoding IMPACT family protein; translated protein: MQTVSQIYQAEIKIKKSTFLAFICPFDAFDSLLENLKKEHTKAVHFVWAYRFLNKFHQIVEDKNDDGEPKGTSALPSLNVLRGVELVNVAVIIVRYFGGIKLGTGGLVRAYSEAVNAAVAKAVLIPLKEQIKISIALKFLSRFEHFLNKNKIYFKKEFKENEVLLLIDVESKQKENFKQFSQKFNAIFM
- a CDS encoding GntR family transcriptional regulator, with the translated sequence MSKTSQKISSDRIYEYIIDAIKQGKLKSNDRIKEQHLAEEMGLSRTPVREALGILLNEGILIQDGKNGLIVAGLDLVSITKLYEMRELLESEAARLAVQYASKAEIEILINIVESQRNIKDTDIVALRAHNVLFHQTLYHYSNNHYLYKIMQNFEKTLILLGESTLAKTSRPKESYNEHLELVNAIKEKDAKKAADLARFHIHQAYKIRLERILNN